In Triticum urartu cultivar G1812 unplaced genomic scaffold, Tu2.1 TuUngrouped_contig_6920, whole genome shotgun sequence, the genomic window GGCCGCGACCTGGCTGGGTGCTGGACCGGCCCAGTCGAcgaagattttttttaaaattttttTAATACAACATTTTGCAGACAAATAAAATAATTAAAgcaaaatattatataggcatataatatatcaaaattttttaaaaaatattttcTACACGGTGAACATTTTTCTTGCATAAAATAGAATACACataaattctaataattcaaacagtactactggtctattaaaatctaACAAAAaccattttaaaaataccaaaatgatttcaaattaatttttctccaattttctaatgtagggaatcatgttaccctattttccatatattttatttttggagaaaataatttgaataaaactcaaataaatccaaattgaaaattaattccaaaaggactttgaaattgatcctttgaaactcacaactcatatttcatataatttgaaaaagtcattttatcttcgctcgtgaaaatcattgagttgcataaagtttcagaattggaaatattctcaaatgaaattcaaatattttcaacaccctgtgtcatttaaataaatggaagaagtcatgtcatcttctctccagggttttgtgtttgaaaataatttgaattcatggagatcataaaagcaaaatgaaagtttgggaaagtccttttattctcTCTCATTTAAATTTCAAAAAGTTTtaaatttcactcaatcaattacacaacaatcaatctatctatctatttattataacattccaaaatttagaattttgggatgttacagtcagtaacctcaggagattggtttaacGGTTGCTAAGGTGCAACGTCGTGCATGTTTGTAGTCGATCATCAAAGTcgactccaccaaatcgatagttatcatctcatcgaaatatCGGGACACGCTCGCCTCTATCATAATGTCTTCACCGAGTTTCAACCTTTTCATTGTTTTATCAAGGATCAGGACACAAGGGACGTTCTTCTTAGAGGCTGCCTGCGCCATGGACCCTATGCACTTGATGTGCCGCATGTCCCTCAGGCTTTCAGCGCGCGTGCATGTGTCGTCTACTCATTGGCACGCACGGCTTGGTCATCCTGCCACTCGCATAGTTTGTCATGTTCTTCATCGCCATGATTTTCCAATTGTGTCCAATAAACTTGTTGAAACAGTTTGTGATGCCTGCTAGCAAGGCAAGAGTCATCAGCTTTCGTTTTCAGAGTCGAGTCATGTAGTCAGAAATCCACTTCAGCTTGTGTTTTCTGATTTGTGGGTTCATGCCAAAACATCTGTTAGCGGCCATAATTACTATGTCAGTTTTATTGATGCCTACAGTTGCTTCACTTGGCTTTATGTTATTGAGCGTAAATATGATGTGTTTGAAATTTTTCTGCAATTTCAAGCCCATTTTGAGCGTCTTCTTTAGCATAAAATCATACATGTACAATCTGAtttggagggggggggggtaagTATCACAACCTCAATGCGTTCTTCAACAAGTTTGGGATTTCGTATTGTGTGTCTTGTCCTCATACGCATCAGCAGAATGGCACCGCTGAGCGTAAGCATCGTCATGTTGTTGAAACTGGCCTTGCTTTGCTTGCTCATGCATCGGTTCTTTTTTGGTTTTGGAGTGATGCCGTCTCCACCGCCTGTTTTCTTGTTAATAGGCTTCCTAAAAGACTCCTTGGATGAAAACACCACTTGAACTCTTACTTAATGAAACTCCAAATTATACGTTCCTCAAAGTGTTTGCGTGTGCGTGTTGGCCTCACCTTCACCCCTGTAATAAGCGTAAGCTCGAGTTTCGATCCAAAAAATGTGTCTTCCTCGATTATACTTCTGTTCATAAAGGGTACAAGTGCCTTTATGTTCTGTCTAACCGTGTCCACATCTCGTGTGATGTGATGTTTGACGAGAATGTGTTCCAGTTTTCATCATTTTCGTCTACTCAAACCACTCCGGCACCACTTTTGTGTTCCACCTCTCCACTGCTCTGATACCATGTAAAACTTAGGGTTTGAGAAACTGCTCGACCCCCCAACACGAGTGTGGCTATACAGTCATGTATAGATGCTACGTATTATACAGTCTAAGAGGTACACCAACATGTACAATACAGAATACAAGTCATGTACAGATGCTACGTATTATACAGTCTAACATAGATAAATTGGTGGGATAGAAAAATGATGAGAAGGTTTTAATCGGAGTGAAGGCGACGCTGCCAACTCCCCTTTAATAATAGAGATTTTCTTTCCATATGCTTCTATTTTTTTCTTCCGAACTTCGTACCGGTAACTTAGTGCACCTACGATGTGACCAAACATATGCAATATATCATTGCTTAAAATATTCATGTTCATGCAATCAGATTCCATATAAATATATCACAACCAATTCTGATTTATTTCATTGAAAATTGAGCGTCAAAATATAGTTATTCTAAAAAAAAGAGTTACTCATAGTCTAGCTAATGTTGGTCGTTCTGGTAGTAGCATTGATTGTTTGTTGTGTCGAGTGCCAGATAAGTAGCTCAGATTGTATTAACAGACTGTAATTTCATTACCGAGAAATAAAATCCACTTTTTCCTGCAAAAAAGCATCTAGTTTTTTTATTTTGAGGAAAAAAAGGAGGATTAGAGTTTCTTGGTGGCAAGGACGAGCATAAAAAATCTGGAGAATGTTTTTTTAGGGGTATCTGGAGAATGGCTAACAGGTCAAATCGCACCTGGTGGCTAATAAAAATAAAATCGCACCGCCTAATTGGCTGCCAGCCCATGGAGACTATCTGCTATATATACCAGCCCACGCATCGCCCAAACATTTACCAGCCCAGCCCAAATGAATCACCACGCCCAGCTATATATATAAGCTCCCACTCTCACAAACCATTCTTCAGAACCCTAGAAGCCGCAGCTTCCCattcctcgccgccgccgccgcttcgtaCCCGCTCGAAGCCGACCCGACCATGGTGAGTTCGAAACCCTGCATCATCTCGTAACCCGTCCATGTCGCCCTCGTAACGCCGGATCGATGTTTCGTGTCCTCAGGCGGACGTCGACGTTGACACGGAGGTGGCCGCCGGCGCGCAGCCGAAGAAGAGGACGTTCCGCAAGTTCAGCTATCGCGGCGTGGATCTCGATGCCCTCCTCGACATGTCCACCGACGACCTTGTCCAGATGTTCCCCGCTCGCGCCCGCAGAAGGTACCTGTTGTCTATGCATCTCGCGCGTTCGAGTTTCGTTGTTTGTTGTCCTTCGTCTGATGTGGATGAATCGCTGTGTGCTCTGGCAGGTTCAAGAGGGGTCTCAAGAGGAAGCCCATGGCGCTCGTCAAGAAGCTGCGCAAGGCGGTGAGTTGCCCAGTCCTTTTTCTTTGTTTCCGTTTTATGAACATTCTGACTGATATAACTCAAGTTACTACTAGTCTACTACCTTATACGGTATGATGCCTGGATCTGTCTACTTACTATTGCGGGACTCAGGGATTTTAAGTTACTTGTTTGGTTTCTGTCACAATAAATGTTTATGTTACCATTGTCTTTTTTAGAAGGTTAATCTTAGCGGCATGTGCTGATTGGTACTGGGAAATAGACATTCAGTTACTCGAGCACATGCTGTTAATTCAGGTGCCTCCTATGTCTCCTGCAACAATCTTTAAGATCTATTGGCTACATTCTCGTGCATAGCTATCAATATTTTTTGTTTTGGTTTCAAGTTTAAACACTTGTGCCATCATAGGTCCTGAGTTGTCTAAAACTATAAACTCTGATCTCCATAGAATGTTTGAGAAATGTGTCAACTTCTATCAACTTGGTGAACGGGTTGCCACCAACTCAGATCTTTGTAAGAGTAAAGATAGAATGTGTTGTTTTTCTGTCGCAAGGTCAGGTTTCCTCACTATGCTGTATGTTGTTTATGCGTTTATGGTGCTATGCATTTGATCTTTCCTTCTTTACATGATCTGAGTTTGAAATTAGTTCAGACTATGTGAGCTGACTACTTTTGTTCTACCATATGAACTTCAGTAGTGCATTCATAACTAGCAATGCCGGCTATTATACTTCAATAACATGATTCTGAGCTGCTAACCTAAAAAAGGAGAATATGCTCTTTCCTCATTCTTTCCACTGTAATGTTGCAAATCTCACTGTATTATAGCTGCATTTCCATGCAATACTATATAATTGCCTGTGTGTTGCAGAGGGGCACCTTTTGTTTTCTTAATGCAATTGCACACTGAAAATGTATTTTAGCTTCCAATTGGATCAGTAGTTATTCAGTTACTAAATGAAACATGATTTTATTTAATAAATTATAAGCAGACCAAAAAGCAGCCAAGACTGAATGGAAGAGTTGGGGTTGTCAAATCGAAGTAAACATAAGATGGAACCTTGCATATTTTGGAAGATATACTTATTGGCTTACCAGGAAACATTATCTTATTTGATAAATAGATGATTTTTAAGTAGTGTTGGTTTTAACAaaaattgaagagaagcttgtccaacatcgtctgagatggtttgggcatattcagcgcaggcctccagaagctccagtgcatagcggacAGCTAAATcatgcggagaatgtcaagagatggcggggtagaccgaatttgacatgggaggggTCCGTttagagagacctgaaggattggagtatcaccaaagagctagctatggacaggggtgcgtggaagcttgctatccatgtgcccgagccatgagttggttgcgagagtttatgggtttcacctctagcctacgcCAATTTGTTTGGGACTGAAGgctgtgttgttgttgttggtttTAACAAAAACCAGTAGAAACAGCAAAAGCAAAAACGGAGGGGGAGGTTTGATGAAAGAATTAGTTAAGGAGGGAAAACTAGCTTAAGCTAGAGCCTTTTATTTTACTAACATGTAGTTACCTGACAATCTGTTCCGTTGGTCTTGAACAGAAAAAGGACGCTCCTGCTGGTGAGAAGCCTGAGCCAGTGAGGACACATCTTCGTAACATGATCATTGTCCCTGAGATGATTGGCAGCCTTATCGGTGTCTACAATGGCAAGACCTTCAACCAGGTTGAGATTAAGCCTGAGATGATTGGCCATTACCTTGCAGAGTTCTCTATCTCCTACAAGCCAGTGAAGCATGGTAGGCCCGGTATCGGTGCCACACACTCTTCCCGGTTCATTCCTCTTAAATGAGTTATGCCGCTTTCTACTTTGAAAGAATTCAGTACGGACCATCTGGTGGCATGTCCATCTAGCTGTCTCCCTTGTTTTGAACCAGTTATATATCTAGTATTTGGTTCTGTTTAGCTATAATTTCGTTATGCACAATGAGCTGTTCTACCTAAATGCTCTGAGAATCTTGTTTCCATTGTGAAGGTTCATTTTGATTCATGCTGTGCTTGTCAGTTTGTGAGATTTTTACTATGAAATGCACACTTTTTGATTGGTAATCATTTGGCCTGCCCATCACTACTCAAAATGGCCATCTGATGGCCACAACACGAGCTCATAAGCTTTGTGATAACACCGTTTTGATTCTCAGCCCATGTAGCCTTGGGTTTTGCTTTGTATCTGATTTTTTTGTGAGCGGTTAATGGATCATTTGAATTCTCTGTTACTATTCATACTCGGTTACGCCATCATGCTAGTTTTCGATTTTCGCATTGATTTGTTGTGTAAATCGGTGTGAATTGAGCACAATGAACTCAGAAAGATAACTCAGTTTTCttgcaaaaaaagaaagaaaactcAGTTTCCGCTATCAAACCAAGGTAGGTTCAAGTTGCCCGCAGCCCCACGGTCAAATAGAGATATAAGTACACTACTAGCATCCATAACCCCACAGTATCTTGGATGAATACTTAGCTCCAAAACTTGTGGTTCTCCCCATCAACGGTATCTATCAACCAAGGTTTGCCCTCAAACAATATAGGTGTAAGGGGTAGGTGACCAATAATGTCATCATATCAAAGTTGAAGTTCAAATTACCGGAGTTTGGGGTACTTTGATGAATTACCGGAGTTTGGAGTTTGAGGAATAGCACCGTAAATGTTCATGTAATGTACTCTATCTAATACATCAACCATCCAGTATCTAAATATTTTGGCCACGAAAAAATTGTACCAATTGATTTGTTTGATCAACTCGAGATAGCTACTACGTGCTGAAGAAGCTCCCACAGAAAGTAGAGAATCAATGTTGAAGTTGTGCTTTTTGCCGAATGTTGGCATGGCACACCCTCAAAGGCAGAATGCACCGCATTAGAAGAGTgctaaaaaagaaaagaaaaagagacGGGCCGAGGTTTTGCTAGGGTTTGGAGAGGtttagaggaggaagaagaagaagaagaaaagagagagGTGGGGGAGATTTACCTTCTTCCTCAGGCTTATTATGGCCGCCAGGGTGCGAAACGACCGCTCATACGGGTGCGGGTGCCTGCATGGAACGTCGTAGTTCTCCTTGATAACTTACTTGCGTCTGTGCATAGATGAAATGACAGCTGAAACGGGGCGGCAACGTTCGCTTTGAACACCATCATTCGCTCTGTTCTGTTTCTTCTTCTAGTCGATGATGTCAAATGACCGCTCGACGGGTGCGTGCACTTGTTTGGAACGCCGTCAAACGCTCTGGAAATTTTCTATGTTTCTACAAAGAAATGAAACGACCGCTTGAACAGGCGCTTGTGCTTGTTGGAAACACCATCTTTCTCCGTGTTGTCTCTGCTTATTTTGCGTTGGAACCTTCAGCAGGTCATGCGACCGCCCATAAGACCGCTGCGGTCGTTTTAAAGGCCGTCTTTTGACCTGTTTCTTCTGAAACTTTTCTTTTTCTCTATTCTCCCACGGGGTTAGTTCCAATACATAGACATATTTCCAGGTATCCAAACATCAATTCAACATATAATTCAACTTGCACATCACAAGTCCTTCATTAGTCTCTTCCAAACTTACTTCTTCAAAAAGAACTTCAATCACTCTTTTATTGAAACAAATAAAAACTTACTTGTCTACTTTATTCGCGTGGGTTGCCTCCCACGAAGCGCTTGTTTTCGGTTGGTTAGCTCGACTGTAGTGGTGATCTAGGTGGTGCAAACACACGGAGACCATAGCTTCTAGCATTCACGACGATGCCTTCTCCTGCATAGTTCTTCATTTTCTTTTTCCTGGGGAAATGTCTTACAAAAGGATCTTTAGCTGGTAAATCAAATCTCACATTCCCCTCAATCACATTTATCACAGCTTTGATAGTCCTTAgaaaaggtctaccgagaattaTAGGAGCAATTGGATCCTCAGGCATATCTATTGTCACAAGATCAATCATGACAGGGCAATCACTAATTTGAACTATAACACCATGCTTAATGCCTACTGCTCAAGTAAAATAGAGTTAGCCATATTCAAAATGATCTCAGTATTAGCATAAGGAACGAGATTGAGACTATCATAAACAGATTTGGGGATAGTGGAAACACTTGCCCCTAAATCACATAAGGCACTGAATTTATTCAATCCCATCTCAATCTCTACAGTGTGTTGAAAAGCATCCTCTTGCTTAGCTTGTAACTTACTGTAGAGCTTCTTCCTTTCATCATCGAGTTCATGTACCTTGGCTGCAACTTGTTCAACAAAAACATTATATGCaatctggaaaattctggctaggcagtttttagaccatttgtagacttttttgaaaaaaaaattgttgcggagcaaaaaaaagagggaaaaaagtgcaaaaaaatgaaaaaagagaaaaaaaattcagagtgtgctcctcccttgtctacatgcagcgccgtgattttgttagtgttctaggctcgcgtctctagcacggtctagcctaagACTAGCACAGTACAGTCGTTGaacgtttattcaactttgcatctctgaattgattattgctgacatttttgctaccatatcataagccttccagctccacatacatctacgtcgtgcgtttgacaccacctggcaatcgccctgtccaagctttgagagttttgactacaacagttgccgatcaccacctgctgctgggtaagaactagtaaaaatttgagattcgcttgacggatttgtgatacaccaccaccaccaccacttcctagtagtctgtaggatcatattcttgtatgtttctattgctgctaaccatggcaagatcacaagccgatgagactgattgggagaacatgacgaacaaacagttacatgataaattttagcaaatgatgagtggacaggtgcaagatgtgctaaacagatttgaagaggccatggagaagatagatggcattgagaagacgttcgaaaaaaagctcgataacaagtttaatgaattgttcacgcgtcttccaccaccaccgcgagctgcacctgtcgcacctctacaacaacaagaacaacaacaacgtcgccttccaaatcaagtgggacgagcactgcgcgttccccttgagcctggacaaaattctggtgccgctgcTACTGCTGgtgatgcttctgtagctcctgctgctactgtaGTGGTGGAGGACTATTACGAGTATGGGGTTGATCAAAATCAAAACTaagtgcaaccaccagcaccaccaccagcaGGTCGACCTCGGGCATATAATCGCAATGGTAgggctgtagctccacctcaggtacgagatcatgaccatctccctaaactaaaattgaatattccaccatttgagggtagatatgttcctgatatatatcttacttgggagttagaaactgaacaacgatttacatgtttacaatatcccgaggagagacgtgttcctgctgctgtttgtgctttcactagttttgcatgtgtttggtggtctgagcattgtagattatatcctattccggctacttgggttgctttgaaaactgctatgcgtactcgttgggttccaccatattatcaacgtgaattacttcaaaaattgcagcgcttaagacagggaaaaaattctgtagaagaatattatcaggaattacaaactggcatgattagatgtggtattgttgaggagaatgaagctatgcttgcacgttttatgggtggattaaatagagagattcagacgattctagagtataaggagtatactaatatcactcgtttattccatcttgcttgtaaagctgaacgtcaagtgcaggatcgacaggcattggcgcggactaacttttctgcaggtcgaccttcttcatggacaccacgtgcatcatctacttccacacgttctgctacaccggcacCTCCGTCGGctcccatctaagcgtgtgatgattgttactgaggatggtgggtatgagtccgctagtgactatgatgaggagactttggctcttattacacgtgacgaacacggtggagacgattctgatcatgagacgcaatacatggctcccgAGGATGCTGACAGGTacgaatgtttagttgctcaacgtgttttgagtgtgcaggttacacaagctgagcaaaatcagaggcataatttgttccatacaaagggagttgtgaaggaacgttctgttcgcgtcatcatagatggagggagctgcaacacttggctagcatggagatagtggagaagctatctctcaacacaagaccacatccacatccttactacatccaatggttcaacaacagcggcaaggttaaggtaacacatactgttcgtgtgcattttagtatctctacatatgctgattatgttgattgtgatgtggtacctatgcaagcatgttccttattacttggtagaccatggcaatttgataaaaattctgcacaccatggtagaaacaatcagtatactcttgttcatacggacaaaaatattactttgcttcctatgacttctgattccattttgaaagatgatgttaatagagctaataaagcaaaacaggagacaaataagagtgaaaatcagattgtggcaaaagaatttgagcaacaaatgaagcctaataataaaccatctagtgttgcttctgaaattaaattgaaaactgCATGTTTACTtaccaccaaatctgatattgatgatctagattttagcaaatctgtttgctatacttttgtgtgcaaagagacattattttcattcgaggacatgCCTTCCTCTTTGTCTCTTACTGTTACTAACATTTTGTAGGAgctcgctgacgtctttccacaagacgtgccaccgggattaccacctattcgagggattgagcatcagattgacttaattcctggtgccttgctacccaaccgtgcaccgtaccgtaccaatccagaggagacgaaggagattatgcgtcaagtccaggagctgctcgacaaatgTTATAGACGCGAACCACTTAGTActtgtgctgttcctattattctagtgccgaaaaaggatggtacatcgtgtatgtgtgttgattgtagagacattaataata contains:
- the LOC125531265 gene encoding 40S ribosomal protein S15, encoding MADVDVDTEVAAGAQPKKRTFRKFSYRGVDLDALLDMSTDDLVQMFPARARRRFKRGLKRKPMALVKKLRKAKKDAPAGEKPEPVRTHLRNMIIVPEMIGSLIGVYNGKTFNQVEIKPEMIGHYLAEFSISYKPVKHGRPGIGATHSSRFIPLK